A region from the Hyalangium gracile genome encodes:
- a CDS encoding OmpA family protein translates to MAAALLVCSLAAAQSSDEQLPGFDLERLETNVGRGTTLVGNGELMVPGGLNVSLLGHYQRLPLVLNDGEGDLQVVRNRATALLSAGYGVLPWLEVSAQLPFVLWQQGDDPALVGLGQLAAQGLGTPVLQARLGLLSRRQRQPVDLSADLGVGLPFGNGSALAGDDGPRFHARMTVGTSLGWVAPSLEAGVLFRPSILLATSAGAAKQGANSEIRLGAALATTGKGLRGELGLRATLSPQVSMDLLGGVRFPLPAGLDAFLMGGPGLGGALGAPRFRMLAGVSFRSEPPPKLSFMDATADRELQLALATPTRQQEEERVRPVSTWELNSLSRGDPLENAEQQGKKEPLRPYQPTPQEKVVLRGVIAFSQGSAELPGVVPLLDQAVLQLSELHRGGTVIIEGHADTEGTDTSDMFMSLRRAQAVRRYLVNQGIPATQVRIRGFGAEWPLSARPATEEERQLNRRAEVIVLTDAAPTSTNAQSPAP, encoded by the coding sequence ATGGCCGCAGCACTGCTGGTGTGTTCTCTGGCCGCGGCACAGTCCTCCGACGAGCAGTTGCCAGGCTTCGACCTGGAGCGCCTGGAGACCAACGTAGGGCGTGGTACCACCTTGGTCGGCAACGGGGAGCTGATGGTCCCCGGTGGCCTCAATGTGAGTCTGCTCGGGCACTACCAGCGGCTCCCCCTCGTGCTGAACGACGGCGAGGGAGACCTCCAGGTGGTGCGCAACCGGGCCACCGCGCTACTCTCCGCCGGCTATGGCGTCCTGCCCTGGCTCGAGGTCAGCGCCCAGCTGCCCTTCGTATTGTGGCAGCAGGGAGATGATCCGGCGCTGGTAGGCCTCGGCCAGCTGGCTGCCCAGGGACTGGGCACGCCCGTGCTCCAGGCGCGGCTGGGCCTGCTGTCCCGCCGCCAGCGCCAGCCGGTGGATCTGTCCGCGGATCTGGGCGTGGGGCTGCCCTTCGGCAACGGCTCGGCCCTGGCCGGAGATGATGGTCCCCGCTTCCACGCGCGCATGACGGTGGGCACCAGCCTGGGCTGGGTGGCACCCTCGCTCGAGGCGGGCGTGCTGTTCCGCCCCTCCATCCTCCTGGCCACCTCCGCGGGCGCGGCCAAGCAGGGCGCCAACTCGGAGATCCGCCTGGGCGCCGCGCTGGCCACCACGGGCAAGGGGCTGCGCGGAGAGCTGGGCCTGCGCGCCACGCTGTCTCCCCAGGTGTCCATGGATCTGCTCGGAGGCGTGCGCTTCCCCCTGCCCGCGGGGCTGGACGCCTTCCTCATGGGAGGCCCTGGCCTGGGCGGCGCCCTCGGAGCGCCTCGCTTCCGCATGCTGGCCGGCGTCAGCTTCCGCAGCGAGCCTCCGCCGAAGCTCTCCTTCATGGACGCGACCGCCGATCGCGAGCTCCAGCTCGCCCTGGCCACCCCCACGCGCCAGCAGGAGGAGGAGCGCGTCCGCCCCGTCAGCACCTGGGAGCTCAACTCCCTGTCTCGGGGCGATCCCCTGGAGAACGCCGAGCAGCAGGGCAAGAAGGAGCCGCTGCGGCCCTATCAGCCCACGCCGCAGGAGAAGGTCGTCCTGCGAGGGGTGATTGCCTTCTCCCAGGGCAGCGCGGAGCTGCCGGGCGTCGTGCCGCTGCTGGATCAGGCCGTGCTCCAGCTGTCGGAGCTGCACCGGGGAGGCACCGTCATCATCGAGGGCCACGCGGACACCGAGGGCACCGACACCTCCGACATGTTCATGTCGCTGCGGCGCGCCCAGGCCGTGCGCCGCTACCTGGTCAACCAGGGCATCCCCGCGACGCAGGTGCGCATCCGCGGCTTCGGCGCGGAGTGGCCGCTGAGCGCCAGGCCCGCCACCGAGGAGGAGCGGCAGCTCAACCGCCGCGCCGAGGTGATCGTCCTGACGGACGCCGCTCCCACCTCGACCAACGCGCAGAGTCCCGCGCCGTAA